The DNA window TCGACAGGCCGGTGCCGCGCTCCGGCCCGGTGTTACCCGATGCTGGCTTCGCCGCACGGCTAGCGGCGGAGGCCAGCGACCTGCAGGCATTGCTCATGCTGCTGGGCCGCGCTGATCCGGAGGCCTGCTGGGGCAGGGAAAAGATTGGCGCGCTACTGGCCACGATGCTGGTGGAAATCGATCAGACGATAAACCGGCAGCTGAACGCGATTCTTCATCACACGGTATTCCAGGCCCTTGAGGCGAACTGGCGTGGTGTCGCCCTGCTTACGGATCAGGCCGCCAACGACGATCATGATGGCCTGACCCGGGTACGAGTGCTCGACCTGAGCTGGCGTGAATTGACCCGGGATCTCTCCCGGGCGATTGAATTCGATCAATCCCGGCTCTTTGCCAAGGTTTATTCCGACGAATTCGGCTCGCCCGGTGGCGAGCCGTTCGGGCTAATACTCGGGGCCTACGGACTAAGCCATCGCTCGTCCGGGGGGCAGGCAAATATCGACGCGTTGAAGAGCCTGTCTCAGTTAGCGGCAGCCGCCTTTACGCCGATTGTCCTGAATGCGAACCCCAGTTTTTTTGGCGTAGACAGCTATCCCGAGCTTAGCAGTATCTCAGACCTGGCCAGCCACTTCGGGCAGGCAGAGCTGGCGGGCTGGCGCTCTTTGCGGGCGATGGAAGACTCGAGATTTCTTGGGCTGGCGGTCCCGCGGATCTTGATGCGACAGCCCTATCGTGAAGTGGGGCAGGGCCCAGAGGGTTTCCGGTTCAGGGAAGAACGTCATGATCCCGATCGGGACTATCTCTGGGGCCACGCCTGCTTCTCGGCTGGCACTGTGGCGATCCGGGCCTTCTGTGAATCGGGCTGGTTTGCCCAGATACGGGGTTTCCGTTCGGGGCGGATCGCCCACGGCACCGTGGACAACCTGCCGGCGATTCAGTCGATCTCTTCGGCCGGCCGGCTTTTCCCCACGCGAAGCGCGGTCGATTGGCAGATCAGTGAAAGGATGGAACGGGTTCTTGCGGACGAAGGTTTTCTGCCGGTTCTGCCTTTAGCGAATACGGGGATGCTGGTTCTGCATTCGATGCCCTCGGTTCAGTCGCCTCAGCGCTTTGAGAAGATCACTGCTGAAGTGAGTGCCAGGTTATCGGCAATGCTTCATTACACACTCTGTGTATCAAGATTTGCCCATTACCTGAAGGTGATGGGGCGGGACCGGGTTGGCGGCTATCGCTCGCCCGAAGAATGCGAGTCCCAGTTACAGCGCTGGCTCCACAGTTACACCATGGCCACCGAGGGCGCTTCGGATGAGTTACGCGCCCGATTTCCGCTGCGCGATGCCAGTGTTTCAGTACGAGCGCGGGCGGGGGAGCCGGGACGGTACTTTTCTGTGATACGGCTACAGCCACACTTCCAGCTGGATCAGTTGGTCACAGGAATGAGGTTGGTCACAGAGCTTACGCCAGTGCAGGACTTCTAGACGAACTAGATGCCGCAAACGAATTCGATGTCCACAGGGACAGACAAGCCGCTTTTTCAGGCGGCCAGAACCGAAAGGACGCAACGATGAATGCAGTTCGAGAAGCGTTAGCAGCCGGTCAGCTGCAGGGCGCGATTGATGTTGCGCAACAGCAACTGAAGAAATCTCCCGCAGATAATGACCTGCGCGCTTGCCTTGTGGAAATGCTGTGTCTGGCCGGCCAGCTGGAGCGGGCGGACGACCTTTTGACCGCGCTAGCCCGGCGCCATCCCGACTGGATCCCGGGCGCGGCCAACCTCAGGCAATTGTTGCGGGCGCAGCAGGCCAGACTGGCGCTGCGTGCGGGGCAATTGGCTGACGATGTCATAGCGCAGCCCGGGCCGTCGCTCGACGCGCTGGTGGCGATTAACTTTCACCTTGCCCAAGGTGAACTGGAGGATGCCCAGGAGGCTGCTTTCGCACTCGAACGGTCGCGTGTAATTACTGACCCAGCTCATGAAAATACCTGGGGCGCTATTCGTGACTGCGACGACAGCCTTAACGGCTATC is part of the Hydrocarboniclastica marina genome and encodes:
- the tssC gene encoding type VI secretion system contractile sheath large subunit, with amino-acid sequence MSVAMDFVGKDFLDRPVPRSGPVLPDAGFAARLAAEASDLQALLMLLGRADPEACWGREKIGALLATMLVEIDQTINRQLNAILHHTVFQALEANWRGVALLTDQAANDDHDGLTRVRVLDLSWRELTRDLSRAIEFDQSRLFAKVYSDEFGSPGGEPFGLILGAYGLSHRSSGGQANIDALKSLSQLAAAAFTPIVLNANPSFFGVDSYPELSSISDLASHFGQAELAGWRSLRAMEDSRFLGLAVPRILMRQPYREVGQGPEGFRFREERHDPDRDYLWGHACFSAGTVAIRAFCESGWFAQIRGFRSGRIAHGTVDNLPAIQSISSAGRLFPTRSAVDWQISERMERVLADEGFLPVLPLANTGMLVLHSMPSVQSPQRFEKITAEVSARLSAMLHYTLCVSRFAHYLKVMGRDRVGGYRSPEECESQLQRWLHSYTMATEGASDELRARFPLRDASVSVRARAGEPGRYFSVIRLQPHFQLDQLVTGMRLVTELTPVQDF
- a CDS encoding type VI secretion system accessory protein TagJ, whose amino-acid sequence is MNAVREALAAGQLQGAIDVAQQQLKKSPADNDLRACLVEMLCLAGQLERADDLLTALARRHPDWIPGAANLRQLLRAQQARLALRAGQLADDVIAQPGPSLDALVAINFHLAQGELEDAQEAAFALERSRVITDPAHENTWGAIRDCDDSLNGYLEGLGTDGRFYLWQWSEIDTLQLHPVTTPIERVWRRAEVGLTDGRQGEVFLPLTYTGNTTDSYKLGRETAWQTHAPALVTGLGLKLFLVGEAAMSLEQIAQAKCRQPEVSDAV